A stretch of DNA from Brevibacterium sp. CBA3109:
GCAACAGCTGAATGCTCACGCCAGAAAGCCTTCACCCGCAGCGGCGCGGTGAACCGGCAGCAGCGCCCCGCCTGCACCGCGCTGGTGCAGCTTCGCCGCGCCGCTGATTGTTTCTACCGTGCTCAGCCGAGGATGAGCCGCCGTGTGGGCTCGCCCAAGTCGGCTGCTGTCTCGGCGAGCAGAGACTCTTCACTGTCGGCCCCTGCGCGGACGTACCGGCCGGTGAACGCGTCCAGCGTTCCCGAGGCCAGCGCCACCGCGAGATCAGTCACCTGCTCTGGGCTCGTCCAATCGCCCTCGCCACGGAAATCGTGGACGGGCATCGACTTCGTCATCTCTGTCTCCACGACACCGGGTGCCATCTCGAAGATCCGCAGTCCTTTCTCATGTCCGAAGTGGACGACGGAGTCAGCGATGCGGAACACTGCGGCCTTCGACGCCGAGTACACCGCGTAGGCCGGTGTTCCCTGCGCACCTGAGCCGGAGTTGAGGTCGATGATGCGGCTGGGACGACCAGTCGCCTCGGCGTTGGTGATGAGCACCGGCGCGAAGACATTGACCATGAGCGCCACACCTGTGACGTTCGCAGCGACGACGTCCTTGATGCTCTGCGGGTCCGCCTCCCACAGCGGGCCCTCGGTCGACTCGATGCGACCAGCATTGTTGACGAGCACCTGCAACCGGCGGGAAGTTTCGCCTTCGAGCGTGAGAACTGCGTCGCGGAAGTCGCTCACCGATGCGGCATCGTCGACGGTGAGACCGAGGCCGGTCACCGCTCCCCCGGTGGCGTCGACGATCTCAGCTGCCGCCTTCTCCGCCCGCTCCGCCGAGGTGGCCGTGACGACCACGTGATAGCCGGCGTTCGCAAACGCCTCGGAAAGATGGCGGCCGATGCCCCGGGCTCCTCCGGTGATGATGGCGATCGTTTCGGCAGGCACTGCGGTCGCTTCGGCGGTGCCTGAGTCGGTGGGCAGGTTGGTGCCGTAGGGCAGTTTCTCAATCATGTCGTCTCCTCAGCTTCTCACTTCGGCGCCGTGACGCTCAGCCGCCAGCTGCGTCGCAGCCTCACGCATCGCCGAGGCGTCATCTGCCTTGAGCGTGCGATCGGCGGCCCGGAAGGTCAGGCGGAAGGCCAGCGACTTCTTGCCCTCGGGCAGCTGATCACCGGTGTAGAGGTCAAAGGTCTCGAGTTGCTCGAGCTCCTCACCGGCGCCCTCGCGCAGAGTCGCGGCCAGGGTCTGCGTGGGCAGCTCCGCATCGACGATGAGAGCGACATCCTGACGGGAGACCGGGTAGGTAGAGAGTGCACCGTCCCAGGACCGCAGATCGTCCTGAGCTAGCAGCGCGTCCAGGTCGATTTCGAAGGCTACGGTCCGGGCCGGCAGCCCCAGGTTCTCGCACACCTTCGGGTGGAGTTCACCCGCATGCCCGAGAGCCTGCCCATCGGCGAGGACGAACTTCGCCGCCCGCCCCGGGTGCCAGGGTGCGATCTGGTCGGCTTCGACGCTGACCTCGATGCCGTTGGTGCGTGCAATGCGACGGACGGTGTCGATGACGTCCGTGGCGTCGGCCTTGCGCCCCTTGCCCCAGACGCCGGGAAGTTCGACGTTGCCGGCGATGATGCCCGCGTAGTGGTAGGGCTGAGCGGGAACGGAGGCGTAGATCTTCTCCAGCTCCGCATCGCTCGGGTGGTATCCGGGCAGGTGCCGTGGTCCCGGTCCGGCGGGCAGTCCCGCCGAGGTGGAGACGAGTCCACCTTCGAAGAGCGCGACGTCCTTGGCTCCGCGGCCAAAGTTGCGCACCACCAGTTCGACCAGGGTCGAGAGCAGGGTGGTCCGCATCAGCGGCAGATCCTCTGACATCGGGTTCGCGAGACGAATGTGCTGACGACGAATGTCGTCGGCGTCGAGTCGCATCTCATCGTCACGCTTCGAGTTCGTGAACGGGTAGGACAGCACCTCGGTGTACCCGTCAGCGGCGAGCAGGTTCGAGATCCGACGACGCGTCTTCTGCGCCTCGGTCAGACCATTGCCTGCCCGAGCGGCCGGCTGGATCGATGGGATCTTGTCGTAGCCGCTGGTGCGGGCCACTTCTTCGATGAGGTCCACGTCGGCCGTGATGTCTGTGCGCCAGCTGGGGACGGTGACGCTCAAGCGTCCTTCATCCCCGGCAGCAACCGATGCGCCGATGGCAGTCAGCTGCTCGGTGACCTCGGCTGCCGAATAGTCGATGCCCACGAGGTTGCCCACACGAGCGACATCGAGGTCGATGACCGTGGGTTCCGGTGCCTGGCCCACCTGCGTGGTCGCCGGGCTGAGCGTGCCGCCGGCGAGTTCGACGAGCAGGTCGGCGCAGCGACGGGCGGCGACGGGACCGAGTCTCGGGTCAACCCCGCGTTCGAAGTGGCGCGAGGCCTCGGAGGAGAGCTTGTGCCGCCTGGCGGTCCGAGCGATCGAGATCGGGTCGAAGTGTGCGGCCTCGATGACGATGTCGGTGGTCTCGGAGTTGACCTCGACGTCGGCACCACCCATGACACCGGCCAGACCGATGATCTTTCCGCCCTGGCCACCACGGTCGGTGATGAGGAGGTCTTCGGGATCGAGTTTCCGTTCCACATCGTCGAGGGTCGTGAACTTCTCCCCCGCCTGCGCGCGGCGCACGACGATCTCCTCGCCCAGCAGCGCCGTGTCATAGGCGTGGAGGGGCTGGCCGAGTTCGAGCATGACGTAGTTCGTGACATCGACGGTGAGGCTGATGGGGCGCATGCCTGCGGCAATGAGGCGACGCTGCATCCAGAACGGGGTCTGTGCACTCGTGTCCAGGCCGGTGACCTGCACGGCGGTGAACTGGTCGCAGCCGATATTGCCGTCGATGGGGTTGGAGTCCTCGATGACGACAGGGAAGCCGCCGTCGGTGGGGGCGTTCACCTCGGCGACGGCAGGGCTTCCGATATCGGTGAAGGACTGGCCCTTCATCTGCGCGTACTCGCGGGCGATGCCGCGCATCGACAGCTGGTAACCGCGGTCGGGGGTGACGTTGACGTCGAGAGTGACCTGGTCGAGTCCGAGGAGGGCAATCGCGTCGTCGCCGGGTTCACCGCTCAGACCGAGGTTCTTCAGGACGATGATGCCGTCGTGGTCCTCGCCCAGGCCGAGTTCCTTGGCCGAGCAGATCATGCCGTCGGACTTGTGTCCGTAGGTCTTGCGGGCAGCGATCTGGAAATCACCGGGCAGGACGGCTCCGGGCAGGCAGGCGACGACGAGGTCACCGACGACGAAGTTGTGGGCACCGCAGATGATGCCGCGGCTGGGTCGTTCCTCGCCGGGCTGCGGGTCCTTCGGATCATCGAGATCTTCATTGTGCTCAGGTCCGACGTCGACGCGGCACCAGTTGACGGTCTTGCCGTTCGAGTGCTCTTCCTTAACGAGTTCAAGGACGCGACCGACGACGAGGGGGCCGGTGATCTCGGGGCCGAAGAAGTCCTCTTCCTCGAGTCCGATCGAGGCGAATTCCGCGGCCAGGGCATGGGGATCCGTATCGGCCGGGAGATCGACGTAGTCGGCCAGCCAGTTCAGTGGGACGCGCATATCAAGCCTTCATTCCGAAACGAGCCGAGAAGCGCACATCGCCCTCGACCATGTCATGCATATCGTTGATTCCTTCGCGCAGCATCAGGGTGCGCTCGATGCCCATGCCGAAGGCGAAGCCCTGGTAGACCTCGGGGTCGATTCCGGCGGCCTTGAGCACATTGGGGTGGACCATGCCGCAGCCGCCCCACTCGATCCAGCCGGGACCGCCGACCTTGTTGGGGAACCAGAAGTCCATTTCGGCGCTCGGTTCGGTGAACGGGAAGAAGCTGGGGCGCAGGCGAGTCTTCGACTCGGGCCCGAACATCTCACGGGCGAAGCCGTCGAGGGTGCCCTGCAGGTTGGCCATGGTCAGGCCCTTGTCGATGGCGATGCCTTCGATCTGGTGGAAGACCGGGGTATGGGTGGCATCGAGTTCATCGGTGCGGAAGGTCTTGCCCGGGCACACGACGTAGAGCGGGACACCACGCTGCAGGAGGGAACGCGACTGGACCGGTGAGGTGTGGGTGCGCAGCACGAGTCCGGCATCGGCGGGGTCGACGAAGAAAGTGTCCTGCATCTGACGAGCAGGATGGTCGGGCCCGAAGTTCAGGGCATCGAAGTTCAGCCACTCGGATTCGATTTCGGGGCCTTCGGCGACTTCCCAGCCGAGGCCGATGAAGTAGTCGGACGCCTGTTCCTGGATGAGGGACAGCGGATGGCGAGCGCCGAGGCGGTTGCGGTCCGTGGGCAGAGTGACGTCGATGGACTCTTCGATGAGAACAGCAGCGTCGCGCTCGGCCTCGAGCTCGGCCTGACGGGCGTCGAGTGCCTTCTTGACCTGGCCGCGGGACTTGCCGACGATCTTGCCGGCGGCAGCCTTGTCGGCCTTGTCGAGACCGCCGATGGCCCGGTTGGCCAGAGCCAACGGGGACTTGTCGCCGGTATGGTCGATCTTCGCTGTCTTGAGATCGTCGAGAGTGTGTGCGTCCGCGAATGCGCTCAAGGCCGCATCAACGGCCGCCTTCACGGCCGACTCGTCCAGAGGGTCGAGCTGGTCAGTCATCAAAGTCCTTCATATGCCTGCGTAGGTACCGTTCTTCTACCGCGCATAAGTCTATCGCCTGTGATTCGGTGCCAGGCCACCCGTCCGGATGATGTGCATTGGGGACTTCGCCCAGGTCTGTGACCTGGCTCATCGAGACCTGTTGTCAGACGATGTAGTGTCGAAGGATGACGACTCAGCGAGCTTCCGATGTCATGGTCAAGGCCCTGGAGAACGAGGGAGTCGAACGCATCTTCGGCATCCCCGGTGAGGAGAATATCGACTTCATCGATTCTCTGCGCCAGTCCACCATCGAATTCGTCCTCACCCGCCACGAACAGGCCGCCGCCTTCATGGCCGCGACCTACGGGCGGCTGACGGGCAAACCGGGGGTGTGTCTGACCACCCTGGGCCCGGGTGCACTCAACTTGGCGACCGGTGCCGCCTACGCTCACCTCGGCGGGATGCCGGTGATCATGATCACCGGACAGAAGGGGATCCGCACGGCTGAGCAGGCACGCTTCCAGATCGTCAATACCGTGGCGACGATGAAGCCGCTGACGAAGGACAGCCGTCAGATCACCTCGCCGAGGATGATCCCCACCATGATCAGGGAGGCCTTCCGCGTCGCCCAGTCCGAACGGCCGGGTCCTGTGCACCTGGAACTCCCGGAGGACATCGCCGCGATGCCACTGGAGCAGAGTGAACTCGTGCAGCCGCACACCAATGGACGCGCCACGGCCAGCGACGATGCCATCGATGCCGCCGCCCAGGTGATCCGGACCGCGAAGCGACCGCTGCTCATGCTCGGCGCCGATGCCTCACGTTCGGACGCCAGCGAGGCTCTGTCGAGATTCGTCTCCCGGGTGCGCATCCCCTACTTCACCACGCAGATGGGCAAAGGAACCGTGTCCGGCTCGTCCGATCTGTACATGGGCACCGCAGCTCTGACCAGCCGTGACTACGTCCATGACGCGATCGAGAAGGCCGACGTCATCGTCACGATCGGCCACGATACGACCGAGAAGCCACCGTTCACGATGGATGAGAACGGACCGACCGTCGTCCACGTCGGCTACCGGGCGGCCGTCGTCGAGCAGGTCTACTTCCCGCAGGTCGAAACCATCGGTGACCTCGGCCCGAGCCTGGACCGACTCGCTGTGGAGCTCGTCGGCCATGTGCCCAATGCCGGAGCACTCCTGCCCATGCGGGCGGGGATCTTGGAGAAGATCGAAGAGAAGTCCGACGCCGACCGGTTCATTCCGCAGCGCATCGTGTCTGAGGTGCGCAAGGTCATGCCCGTTGACGGGGTCGTCGCCCTCGACAACGGCATGTACAAGATCTGGTTCGCCCGAAACTACCGGACCACGAGGGCCAATACACTCCTCCTCGACAATGCACTTGCCACCATGGGGGCCGGCCTCCCCTCGGCCATGGCAGCGAAGCTGACCTACCCGGAACGCCGGGTCATGGCAGTCGTCGGAGACGGCGGGTTCATGATGAACAGCCAGGAGATGGAGACCGCGGTGCGACTGGGCCTCGACCTCGTCGTACTCGTCCTCGAAGACAGCTCCTACGGCATGATCCGGTGGAAGCAGGCTGTCGACGGCATGCCCGACTATGGGCTGACCTTCGGCAACCCCGAATTCGTCGCCTACGCCGAGTCCTACGGGGCCACCGGGCACCGGCTGGGGAATGTCGACGACATGCATGACGTCCTCGAGTCCGCCTTTGCCGCCGGCGGAGTCCACCTCGTGGTCGTACCCGTGGACTATTCGGAGAACGAGCGAGTGCTCATCGACGAACTGGGTCAGCGGGAGGCTGCGGCGCTGGACGCGCAGTAGGGCTGGGCGAACGGCCCGGGTGGGCGAACGGTCAGATTGGCCTCACGGGCCGACTGATCTCGCTGCACCATTTGCCGCTCTGACGGCAAGTACAGCGCAGACGAGGATGAGGACCCACCCGAGCAGGGCCAGTATGTGCCCGGCCGTCGTGGCATTCGAGAGTTCAACGCACAGCAATGCCACGGCGTGGCCGATACTGATGACGGCGATGCCAACGAGGTAGGGCACGCCTGCTCGTTGGCCTGCCTCCCATGCTGCAGCGGAGGCCAGCGTGTGCCGCGTGCGTATGCCGATCGCAGAGTTCCTGCCGATCGCCTTTTTGCGCACAGCGACGATCAGTACGACGCTGACCGCTGCCACGATCAGGTAACCCGCCATGGGCGCGTAGAACATCAGCGCTGCTCCTCTCGTTCCTGACTCGCCTGACCAGCTGCACCAACCTCGGCGGCGGTCATTCGACCGTGATGCCGAGTTCGCTGGCGAAGAGTTCGGCGAAGAGCATCATCTGCATCTCATCGATGGTGGCACCCCGCAGCGAGTGGACACCCGAGATCTTATGCGGCTGCAGACCCCGCAGATCCACATTGCCCAAAGTCGCGCTCTCGCACTGCAGCACTCCGACGCTCGAACCGGGAAATGACACCCTGTTGACTTTGGCCCGGTCGAGGTCGATCTCGTCGATGACGCAGTCGCGGAATTGAACGTCGGTGAGTTTGGCTCCGCGCAGGTTGAGGTAGGAGATCCGACAGTTGCTGAGAACGACCTTCTCCCACACGCTGTCATGAACCACCCCTGCACCGATCCGAGTGCCCGAGATCTCGGTGTGGACGAGACTCCCCCGCGGCATAGTCCAGGTGTCGGCCCGGCAGTCCTCGATTCTGCTGCCGGAGAACCGTGCACCGGTGAGGTTCACGGGAGACTCGGCGTCACCGAAGTTCACCCGGGACAAAGATGAGTCCAGGTAGGTGGCTTGGGTGGAATCCACCTCGGCGAGGTCAAGATCTTTCAGTTCCATGCCCTCGAGGAACTCCTCCGGACCAATGTCGCCGAGGTAGCCGGGCGTCAAGTTCGTCAGCGTGATCTTCGGTGCGCGTGGAGCTTCAGTCGTCATGGTCTCCACCGTATCGGCTGGGTAGGACACGTCCCTATTGTCGTCACTGCGTCGACTATTCGACGACGAAGTCACTCAGCCCAGCCGCCTTAAGAATGAACGGGGCGATTGACATCAGCACCAGGATCGATGCAACGATCCAGAGCCACATCATTTTTCGCCGCTCGCGCCTGAGACTGGTCGACAGAGCGAACAGCGGACTCAACAACGGCAGGCCGTAGAACACCGGAGTGAGAACGAACGCAAGTGCAAGAAAGCCAACGAATTTCCACTCAGTCTTCGAGAAGAATCCTTCGTGTTGCTGTGTGGTCATAAACTCTGCTTCTCCCCGTTGTCACTAGGTGGAATAACCGCAGGCAGTTAGACGACGCAACTGCTGCAGCGACTTCCACCTGAGAGAGCTTAAGCCGGCGACGCCCCAGCAGGCAACGGCTGTACGAAGTCGAAACGCCTCTTTGCACGGAAGTAACGAATAAGGTCCCCGAAAATCATAGCTGGCATCGTCGCAGTGACGAGCAGGCGCGGGACCGAGGGCGAAGAGCTGGTACCGAAGTTGATGGCCCAGAACAGTGCGGCGATCGCGATGCATACCAGGACAGAGTTCAGCACATCCCGCGCGCACCTCGTGTGCAGTTCCGACAGCGACTGCGGCCGAATTTTCGTGCCAGGCATTGCTTCGCTCCGTCCTGCGCCTCACGCATTAATAGACAGGTACCTTGCTTTCAACGCTAGCAGACGTCGCTCTGATCTGGAACACTTGCTCGGTTCAAGCCGGACGCAGTCGAATCACGTTCGGCAGCAGAATTCGTTGAACGCTAGGCGCGCGACTCACATCCGCTGGTTGCGAGCACTCTCGTAGATGCACACGCTGGCAGCAGTCGCCAGATTGAGGCTCTCGGCCTTGCCGTAGATCGGAACAGCCGCCGAGGAGTCACAGAGTTCGAGGTCTTCTGTCTTCATCCCCCAGGCTTCGTTGCCGAAGACCCAGGCGGTGCGAGCAGTCAGATCGAGCCCGCTGTCCCAAGGATGGTGGATGTCGTGAGACTCGTCGTTGGCGTCGGCGGCGAGCACCTGCAGGCCGCGGGCACGAGCCAGTTCGGTCACCTCGGCGAGTCCGACCCCGGTGACCACGGGAACATGGAACAGGGAACCAGCAGTGGAGCGGACGGTCTTGTCGTTGTAGATGTCGACGCTTGACGAGGTGAGGACCACTGCGTCAGCCCCTGCGGCATCGGCAAGACGGATGATCGTGCCGGCGTTGCCGGGGTCACGGACCTGGGAGAGAACGACGATGAGCTGTGCTTCCTTGTCGATGACCGAAGGCAGGTCGACGTCGATGCGCTCACAGACGGCGACGACGCCCTGTGAGTTCACGGTTGCGGACAGCTCGGTGAGCACCTCGTCGGTGATGATGTTCCACCGGATGTCGCAGTCTTTGACGGTCTCGACGAACTCCGGATGCGCCTCGGCGGCCTCTTCCGTGATGAAGAGTTCGGTGACCGCACCGCGCGGATCAGCATTCGACCCCACCCAGTCCGGAACGCCGGGCGCCTGGCCGGGAAGGCCCAGCTCCGCGTGCCGCTCCAGAGCCTCACGTACGGCCTGGGGTCCCTCGACGAGGAACTGGCCCATCGTCTTGCGGCTGTGGCGCTTGAGCAGCTTGACCGCGTTCTTGACCCGTTTCGAATTCGGTGAGGAGATGGCGTCTGGGAGTTTCATGGAATTCGCTGACCCGCATTCTTGCTGGAGGGACTACTGGCTATCGGAGGAAAGGTTCTGGGACAAAATCAACGGCCCCGAACCAAGTAAGTTCGGGGCCGTTGAGAGGATGAGGACCGGCAGCTCAGGCTGCGGCGGTCTTCGCTGCGTTGACATCAGCCGGAAGAGCTTCCTTGGCGACCTTGATCAGGTGCGCGAAGGTGGCTGAATCGTTGACGGCGAGCTCAGCGAGCATACGGCGGTCGACCACGACGTCAGCGGCCTTGAGGCCCTGGATGAAGCGGTTGTACGTCATGCCGTTGGCGCGAGCACCGGCGTTGATGCGCTGGATCCACAGGCGACGGAAGTCACCCTTGCGGGCGCGACGGTCACGGTAGCTGTAAACCAGCGAGTGAATGACCTGCTCTTTGGCCTTGCGGTACAGGCGCGAACGCTGTCCCCGGTAGCCGCTTGCCCGGTCAAGGATGACCCGGCGCTTCTTGTGAGCGTTGACCGCTCTCTTAACACGTGCCACGTGTTACTCCTTCAAAATTAGTTCTACCGGCAGTGCCGGAGTCAGGTTCAAGCTATGGGAACCACATCAGTGGCTGCCCGGGATGGAGACCCGAGTGGGTCTCACCTGCCCTTGAGCTTGCCCAGAAGCTTGCGGGCTTTGGCGCGATCTCCGCCGGTGAGGACCTGGTCCTCCGCAACGCGACGCTTACGGGCCGAGGACTTGCCCTCGAACTTGTGCTGGTTGTTCACGCCTTCACGCATGATCTTGCCAGTACCCGTCACACGCATGCGCTTCTTGGCGCTGCTGTTCGTCTTCTGCTTCGGCATCGAGCCGTTCTCCTTTGCATTTCGTTGCTGGTGGCGACCACCGGCAACTACTTCACACGCTGAAACCGTTCAGGCTCCAGCGAATCGGTACTTACTTCTCACGCGTCGGGCGCTGCGTGCTTCTCTGCAGCGACACGATCACGTCGGGACTTCACCTCGGGGACGTTGCCCTTGGCATCTGATGATGCCTTGCGGGCCTCGGCCTTGGCGTCGGATTTTGACTTATGTGGGGCAATGACCATCACCATGTTGCGTCCGTCGACCCGTGGCGAGGATTCGACGGTGCCGAGGTCCGACACATCTTCGGCCAGGCGGTTGAGCAGTTTGATGCCCATTTCAGGGCGGGACTGTTCACGTCCGCGGAACATGATCATGACCTTGACCTTGTCGCCACCGGCCAGGAAGCGGGTCACATGCCCCTTCTTCGTCTCGTAGTCGTGTTCATCGATCTTGAGACGGAAGCGGATCTCTTTCAGCGCAGTGTTCGCCTGGTTCTTACGGGCTTCTCTGGCCTTCTGAGCAGATTCGTATTTGAATTTCCCGTAGTCCATGAGTTTGGCGACGGGAGGCTTCGCCTGCGGTGCAACCTCGACCAAGTCGAGATCTGCCTCGCGAGCGAGGTCGAGTGCCTTGCGAATGGCAACGATACCGACCTGTTCACCGTTGGGTCCGACCAACCGGACCTCGGGAACCCGAATCCGGTCATTGATGCGCGTCTCGCTGATGTGTTCACTCCTTTTTCGCTCAAATGATGTCGTGGCAATAGAAAAGGCTCCCATTGACCACATGCCAAGGGAGCCTGCACACACACATCAGAGCAACGGTTGAGATCACCGCGGCACATCAAGTGAATACACCTCGACCTGAAACCTTCGACCTCGAGCTTGCGCCCGGGCTGTCGATCATCAGATCATTGGACCCGATCGTTTCACACGATCAAGGTGGGAGTCAGACCCCGCTTCGCACCACAATTCAGTGTACTACGCTTCATGACTCTTCGCACATCGAGGCCGAACATGCAATCGTCGGGCGAATCATATGTCAAGCTGGTTCCATGAGTTCTGAAAAATCTGTACCCGCCGAGGCGGTTGCCGATGTCACTCGTGATATCGCCGAAGTACCAGCCATCGAGGTCATCACATCCGCAGCTGTGCACCTGATGTCTGCCGCCGCCGTCAAATGCGGCCTGGCTGAAGACTCCCCCGATGTTCCGGCAGCAGAGCTGCAGGACCTCGACGAAGCGCGCAAGCTCATCACCGCCCTGGCCGGCCTGGTCACCGGAGCCGCCACCGTCATCGGCGACCACCATGCTCGTCCTCTGCGCGACGGCCTGCGCAGCCTCCAGTTGGCGTTCCGGGAAGCCTCGGCCATTCAGGATGAGCCCGGACAGGGCCCCGGCGAGAAATACACCGGTCCCGTACGCTGACAGACGCCTTTATGAGTGCCGGCGATTTCGTCGCGCACCATGCATCATGAATCTCCACATCCGCTGCGGCTCTCGACCAATGGTCGGGGGCCGCTTCTGCTGTGTCAGTGCCGAATGAGATCATCGTCCCATGTCTCCCGCTGAACTGCCGTACGTGAGTGCCAAGGAGTTGCAGGACTACTTCGGCACCACGTTCTACGAGCGCGGGCGCAGCTACGCCAACAAGGGGATGGTCGGGCAGGCCAGCTGGGACCCGCAGGCCATGACACTGCGGGCAGATGTCTCGGGGACTGCGGCACACGATTACATCAGCACTGTTCGGCTTCAACGCCACAGCCCCACAGCCAAATCATTCACTGTGCTCTCTTCGCGGTGCACCTGCCCCGTGGGCGGAGACTGCAAACACGTGGTGGCGGCACTGATGGCGGTCTCGATCCGACAGGTGGCCCCATTCGGTTCAACCGCGCTGCACGACCCTGACCAACGCCTCTCCCCCGACGACGCCGGCTGGCGGACCGCCCGCAGCGGCACTGCGCGCAAGAGCCCCCGAAGCTGGGTTCCCGGTGGCAGCAACGCGTCGTCACACGAATCCAGAGAGCCCGATTGGAAGTCGATTCTGTCCGGATTCTCCTCCGACCGAGTCGACGGTTCGGTGTGGGCCTCGGGTCCTGGTGGCACACTGGCCGGCAGCACACCGACTCGCCTTGCCCTCGGCTTCGAGATCTGCCAGCTGCGACGCACGGGATTCGGGAACTTCGAAACCCATCCGATCAGGCGGCCGAAGTTCACCGGTCGCTCCGATCTCGTCGTCACTCTGAGGCCACTGATGGAAGGTGCGCGCGGCAATTGGATCAAAAGAGACGTGTCGTGGTCCAACATCGCCAACACCTCGAACACTCGTGCATATGCTCACGGGCAGGCGGCTTGGTTCGCACAGCTGTACGGCCTGTCGGCCATCGGTTCGAAGCACCTGATCACCAATGATGACTCAGTAGTCCTCGACTGGTTCACTTCGCCCTTGCTCTGGCATCTCTTCGACCAGGCAAGGTCACTGGGCATCGGACTCGTCGGCACCAGCCGCGAGCTCTCACTTCACCACGGTGAGGA
This window harbors:
- a CDS encoding SDR family oxidoreductase, which gives rise to MIEKLPYGTNLPTDSGTAEATAVPAETIAIITGGARGIGRHLSEAFANAGYHVVVTATSAERAEKAAAEIVDATGGAVTGLGLTVDDAASVSDFRDAVLTLEGETSRRLQVLVNNAGRIESTEGPLWEADPQSIKDVVAANVTGVALMVNVFAPVLITNAEATGRPSRIIDLNSGSGAQGTPAYAVYSASKAAVFRIADSVVHFGHEKGLRIFEMAPGVVETEMTKSMPVHDFRGEGDWTSPEQVTDLAVALASGTLDAFTGRYVRAGADSEESLLAETAADLGEPTRRLILG
- the pheT gene encoding phenylalanine--tRNA ligase subunit beta, producing the protein MRVPLNWLADYVDLPADTDPHALAAEFASIGLEEEDFFGPEITGPLVVGRVLELVKEEHSNGKTVNWCRVDVGPEHNEDLDDPKDPQPGEERPSRGIICGAHNFVVGDLVVACLPGAVLPGDFQIAARKTYGHKSDGMICSAKELGLGEDHDGIIVLKNLGLSGEPGDDAIALLGLDQVTLDVNVTPDRGYQLSMRGIAREYAQMKGQSFTDIGSPAVAEVNAPTDGGFPVVIEDSNPIDGNIGCDQFTAVQVTGLDTSAQTPFWMQRRLIAAGMRPISLTVDVTNYVMLELGQPLHAYDTALLGEEIVVRRAQAGEKFTTLDDVERKLDPEDLLITDRGGQGGKIIGLAGVMGGADVEVNSETTDIVIEAAHFDPISIARTARRHKLSSEASRHFERGVDPRLGPVAARRCADLLVELAGGTLSPATTQVGQAPEPTVIDLDVARVGNLVGIDYSAAEVTEQLTAIGASVAAGDEGRLSVTVPSWRTDITADVDLIEEVARTSGYDKIPSIQPAARAGNGLTEAQKTRRRISNLLAADGYTEVLSYPFTNSKRDDEMRLDADDIRRQHIRLANPMSEDLPLMRTTLLSTLVELVVRNFGRGAKDVALFEGGLVSTSAGLPAGPGPRHLPGYHPSDAELEKIYASVPAQPYHYAGIIAGNVELPGVWGKGRKADATDVIDTVRRIARTNGIEVSVEADQIAPWHPGRAAKFVLADGQALGHAGELHPKVCENLGLPARTVAFEIDLDALLAQDDLRSWDGALSTYPVSRQDVALIVDAELPTQTLAATLREGAGEELEQLETFDLYTGDQLPEGKKSLAFRLTFRAADRTLKADDASAMREAATQLAAERHGAEVRS
- the pheS gene encoding phenylalanine--tRNA ligase subunit alpha — its product is MTDQLDPLDESAVKAAVDAALSAFADAHTLDDLKTAKIDHTGDKSPLALANRAIGGLDKADKAAAGKIVGKSRGQVKKALDARQAELEAERDAAVLIEESIDVTLPTDRNRLGARHPLSLIQEQASDYFIGLGWEVAEGPEIESEWLNFDALNFGPDHPARQMQDTFFVDPADAGLVLRTHTSPVQSRSLLQRGVPLYVVCPGKTFRTDELDATHTPVFHQIEGIAIDKGLTMANLQGTLDGFAREMFGPESKTRLRPSFFPFTEPSAEMDFWFPNKVGGPGWIEWGGCGMVHPNVLKAAGIDPEVYQGFAFGMGIERTLMLREGINDMHDMVEGDVRFSARFGMKA
- a CDS encoding acetolactate synthase large subunit, whose product is MTTQRASDVMVKALENEGVERIFGIPGEENIDFIDSLRQSTIEFVLTRHEQAAAFMAATYGRLTGKPGVCLTTLGPGALNLATGAAYAHLGGMPVIMITGQKGIRTAEQARFQIVNTVATMKPLTKDSRQITSPRMIPTMIREAFRVAQSERPGPVHLELPEDIAAMPLEQSELVQPHTNGRATASDDAIDAAAQVIRTAKRPLLMLGADASRSDASEALSRFVSRVRIPYFTTQMGKGTVSGSSDLYMGTAALTSRDYVHDAIEKADVIVTIGHDTTEKPPFTMDENGPTVVHVGYRAAVVEQVYFPQVETIGDLGPSLDRLAVELVGHVPNAGALLPMRAGILEKIEEKSDADRFIPQRIVSEVRKVMPVDGVVALDNGMYKIWFARNYRTTRANTLLLDNALATMGAGLPSAMAAKLTYPERRVMAVVGDGGFMMNSQEMETAVRLGLDLVVLVLEDSSYGMIRWKQAVDGMPDYGLTFGNPEFVAYAESYGATGHRLGNVDDMHDVLESAFAAGGVHLVVVPVDYSENERVLIDELGQREAAALDAQ
- a CDS encoding SdpI family protein, with the protein product MFYAPMAGYLIVAAVSVVLIVAVRKKAIGRNSAIGIRTRHTLASAAAWEAGQRAGVPYLVGIAVISIGHAVALLCVELSNATTAGHILALLGWVLILVCAVLAVRAANGAARSVGP
- a CDS encoding pentapeptide repeat-containing protein — its product is MSYPADTVETMTTEAPRAPKITLTNLTPGYLGDIGPEEFLEGMELKDLDLAEVDSTQATYLDSSLSRVNFGDAESPVNLTGARFSGSRIEDCRADTWTMPRGSLVHTEISGTRIGAGVVHDSVWEKVVLSNCRISYLNLRGAKLTDVQFRDCVIDEIDLDRAKVNRVSFPGSSVGVLQCESATLGNVDLRGLQPHKISGVHSLRGATIDEMQMMLFAELFASELGITVE
- a CDS encoding RNA methyltransferase: MKLPDAISSPNSKRVKNAVKLLKRHSRKTMGQFLVEGPQAVREALERHAELGLPGQAPGVPDWVGSNADPRGAVTELFITEEAAEAHPEFVETVKDCDIRWNIITDEVLTELSATVNSQGVVAVCERIDVDLPSVIDKEAQLIVVLSQVRDPGNAGTIIRLADAAGADAVVLTSSSVDIYNDKTVRSTAGSLFHVPVVTGVGLAEVTELARARGLQVLAADANDESHDIHHPWDSGLDLTARTAWVFGNEAWGMKTEDLELCDSSAAVPIYGKAESLNLATAASVCIYESARNQRM
- the rplT gene encoding 50S ribosomal protein L20 yields the protein MARVKRAVNAHKKRRVILDRASGYRGQRSRLYRKAKEQVIHSLVYSYRDRRARKGDFRRLWIQRINAGARANGMTYNRFIQGLKAADVVVDRRMLAELAVNDSATFAHLIKVAKEALPADVNAAKTAAA
- the rpmI gene encoding 50S ribosomal protein L35, which produces MPKQKTNSSAKKRMRVTGTGKIMREGVNNQHKFEGKSSARKRRVAEDQVLTGGDRAKARKLLGKLKGR